AGCTCTGCATGCCAGCAATGTCAGTGAGAACGCTGTGGTGCTAGTGCATCCAACCTGTGGTCCCACCCAGCAGGATGACATTCCCGGCGCTGTGCGATTTCAGACCTATGAGCGCCTGGCGGCCGAGGTGGGGAACCCGCGGATCCGCTGGGCCTATCTGCCCTACGCCATGCACATGGCAGGCCCTCGTGAGGCCTTGCAGCACATGATCATTCGCCGTAATTACGGCTGCACCCACTTCATCATTGGACGCGACATGGCCGGCTGTAAGTCGTCCTTGAGCGGCGACGACTTCTACGGCCCCTATGACGCTCAGAACTTTGCCAAGGAGTGCGCGCCTGAGCTCACCATGGAAACCGTGCCCTCTCTCAACCTCGTCTACACCGAAGAAGAGGGGTACGTCACTGCTGAACATGCCGAGGCCAGAGGTCTGCACGTGAAGAAGCTGAGCGGCACTCAGTTCCGCAAGATGCTGCGCAGCGGTGAAGAGATCCCCGAGTGGTTCGCCTTCAAAAGCGTTGTGGATGTGCTCCGGTCCGCCTGAGTTCTCAGCTTCCTATTAACATTCCTTCATCAGAGGCGGAAGACCCTTGAACAAACGTTGGCGGAACATCGGGCTTGGGGCCCTCCTAGTGCTAGCGATCGTTGTGATCGCACCGGCTTTCTTCGGTGGTGCCGGTGGGCCTCAACCCGAAGCTCGCTCGCTTCGTTACAGCGATTTTGTGGAGCGGGTCCAGGAAGATCAGGTCAGCCGTGTGCTTCTTTCTCCCGATCGTGGTACTGCTCAGGTTGTCGAGACCGATGGCCGTCGCGCTGAGGTGAATCTCGCTCCCGACAAGGACCTGCTCAAGCTGCTCACCGATCACAACGTTGACATCGCGGTTCAGCCTTCGCGTCAGCCAGGGGCCTGGCAGCAAGCTGCTTCAAGCCTGATCTTCCCCTTGTTGTTGCTCGGCGGGCTGTTCTTCCTCTTCCGTCGTGCCCAGTCGGGCGGTGGTGGCGGTAATCCCGCCATGAATTTCGGCAAAAGTAAGGCCCGTGTTCAGATGGAACCTTCCACGCAGATCACCTTCGGTGATGTTGCAGGCATTGAAGGGGCCAAGCTTGAACTCACTGAGGTGGTCGACTTTCTCAAGAATCCTGATCGCTTCACAGCTGTCGGGGCCAAGATTCCCAAGGGTGTGCTGCTTGTAGGTCCTCCAGGTACAGGTAAGACGCTTCTGGCCAAAGCTGTTGCAGGCGAGGCCAACGTTCCTTTCTTCTCAATCTCCGGTTCGGAGTTTGTCGAGATGTTTGTCGGCGTTGGTGCGAGTCGTGTTCGCGATCTGTTCGAGCAGGCCAAGAAAAACGCTCCCTGCATCGTGTTCATCGATGAGATTGATGCGGTCGGTCGTCAGCGTGGTGCTGGCATGGGCGGTGGAAATGATGAGCGTGAACAGACGCTCAACCAGCTGCTCACTGAGATGGATGGTTTTGAAGGCAATACCGGTATCATCATTGTGGCGGCCACCAACCGTCCGGATGTCCTCGACTCTGCTCTGATGAGGCCTGGTCGTTTCGACCGTCAGGTCACGGTGGATCGCCCCGACTACGCGGGTCGTCTACAGATCCTCGGAGTTCACGCCCGTGGCAAGACTCTTTCTAAGGACGTTGATCTCGACAAGGTGGCACGACGCACACCGGGTTACACGGGTGCTGACCTGTCCAATCTGCTCAACGAAGCGGCGATCCTGGCGGCCCGTCGCGATTTGAGCGAAGTCAGTAACGACGAGATCAGTGATGCCATTGAGCGCGTCATGGCTGGTCCTGAGAAAAAGGACAGCGTGATGAGTGATCGTCGTAAGCGTCTCGTCGCCTACCACGAAGCTGGCCATGCCTTGGTCGGTGCCCTGATGCCTGACTACGACCCGGTTCAGAAGATCTCGATCATTCCGCGTGGAAATGCTGGAGGACTGACCTTCTTCACTCCCAGCGAGGAGCGGATGGAGTCAGGCCTTTATTCCCGCACCTACCTTCAGAACCAGATGGCCGTCGCGCTGGGTGGCCGTGTCGCCGAAGAGATCGTCTACGGAGAGGATGAAGTCACAACAGGCGCCTCCAATGACCTGCAGCAGGTGGCTTCGACAGCAAGACAGATGATCACCCGCTTCGGCATGAGCGACAAGCTTGGCCCAGTGGCTCTCGGTCGTTCTCAGGGAGGCATGTTCCTTGGCCGAGATATCGCTGCTGAACGCGACTTCTCTGAAGACACTGCGGCCACTATCGACGAAGAAGTTTCCGATCTCGTGGCTCTCGCCTACAGGCGTGCCACCAAGGTTCTTGTCGATAACCGATCCGTTCTCGACGAGCTCGCTGACATGCTCGTGGACCAGGAAACTGTGGATGCTGAAGAGTTCCAAGAACTGCTGATCCGCAGCGATGTCCGTATTGCTGAATACGTCTGATCATGAGCAGGGTTTGATCCGCTCCCTGCGGATCCAGCCCCTTCTGGTTGTTTTGCGTCCAGAGAGCACTGACCTGGAGGCATCCTTTCCAGGCACCCGCCTGAGTCGTCAGCTCGATCAGCTGGTTGAGGCGGGTGTTCAACACGTCGAAATTGCCTGGATTGAGCATCCTCGTTGGCCCGATCTGGTGATGGCAGCGATGTCTCGTCATCCACGTGTGTCTCTAGGAGCGGCATCGATCACCCAGCAGTTGGCTTTGAAGCAGGTGGCTGAGCTGGGATTCAGCTACGCCATGTCGCCGCTATTGGACAGGGGTTTACAGCAAAAGGCGAAGCAGCTCGATTTTCTGTTGGTGCCAGGCGTGATGACGCCCTCTGAGATCAGGCAAGCTTGCGATCTGGATTGCCGTTTGGTGAAGTTGTTCCCGGCCAGCGTGCTGGGTCGCGGTTTTTATCGACAGATCGCTGCGCCAATGGGCAATCTTCCCTTCATGATTGCTGCTGGAGGCTTGCGTGCCGGTGACCTCTACTCCTGGCTGGGAGCTGGATATGACGCCATCGCTCTTGGCCGGACGGTGTTCGAAAACGATGGTTTTGATCCTTGTCTTTCCGCCTGGATTGGCGCATGAGTGGTAGCGATGAGACCCATCTGCTACAGATAAGAGAGATGTTTTGGTGACGATGTCTCAGCTATCCATCAAGTTGAGCGACAAAGCTGATGCTTTGATCGCTCAGTTGCAAAAAGAAATTTTCAATCGACGACGCAAGAAGGTCACTGCCTCCGGCGTTGTGGAGACCCTGGTGGAAAGCGGGGCTCGATCGCAGTCCGACAAGCGTTTCTCAACCTCCTGGGTCAATCTGATTGAGGACATCGAAAAGGCCGCCAAGCTGGCCAATGCCCATGGCAGTAAGCCCTCTTCTCTCAGCGATGAAGAGTGGGTGATGGTGTTGAGCCATCGCAACCGTCAGTCCACAGGCAAGCCTGCTCGCCAGTCGGCTGCCAAAAAAACCGCTGCCAAAAAGCCTGCGGCTAAAAAGCCCGTAGCCAAAAAGCGTATTGCCGCAAAGGCCGCCACGGCTAAGGCTCCTGCAGCGAAAGCCTCGGTTGCCAAGGCTTCCGTGAAGAAACCCGCTTCGCGTAAGCCGACCACGACCAGAGCCGCCAAAAAGACCACGACAACGTCGACAACCGTGAGCACTGCCAGCAAGCCACGCGCAGCTCGACGTGCCCGCAAGGCCACCAAGTCAGCTCCCGCTGGATCAGTGGCTGGACGCATGGCCAAGGCTGCAGCTCAGCTGGGCAGCAGCAGCGGCATCCCTTCTCCGGCTCGCAGCTGATCCACAAGCTGATCCACACAGTGCGGTCTCACCAGAGGCTGCACTGACCCTGCTGCCTGAGCAGGTGATCGGCCAGAACCAGATTCACCATTGCCTCCACCATCGGCACGGCCCTGGGCAGTACACACGGGTCATGCCGACCTTTGGCGGCGAGTGTGGTGGCCTGCCCGCGGTCGTTGATCGTTTGCTGCTCTTTGCGGATTGTGGCTGTTGGCTTGAATGCCACCCGGATCACAATCGGCTCACCGTTGCTGATGCCTCCTTGAATTCCGCCGGAATTGTTGGTGGCTGTCCGCAGTTGACCGTCTTCGCTTGGGAGAAAGTCATCATTGTGCTCGCTCCCTTTCAGCAGGGTGCCGGCAAAACCTGAGCCGATTTCGAACCCTTTGGTGGCAGGTAGTGACATCACCGCCTT
Above is a window of Synechococcus sp. BIOS-E4-1 DNA encoding:
- the ftsH3 gene encoding ATP-dependent zinc metalloprotease FtsH3; translation: MNKRWRNIGLGALLVLAIVVIAPAFFGGAGGPQPEARSLRYSDFVERVQEDQVSRVLLSPDRGTAQVVETDGRRAEVNLAPDKDLLKLLTDHNVDIAVQPSRQPGAWQQAASSLIFPLLLLGGLFFLFRRAQSGGGGGNPAMNFGKSKARVQMEPSTQITFGDVAGIEGAKLELTEVVDFLKNPDRFTAVGAKIPKGVLLVGPPGTGKTLLAKAVAGEANVPFFSISGSEFVEMFVGVGASRVRDLFEQAKKNAPCIVFIDEIDAVGRQRGAGMGGGNDEREQTLNQLLTEMDGFEGNTGIIIVAATNRPDVLDSALMRPGRFDRQVTVDRPDYAGRLQILGVHARGKTLSKDVDLDKVARRTPGYTGADLSNLLNEAAILAARRDLSEVSNDEISDAIERVMAGPEKKDSVMSDRRKRLVAYHEAGHALVGALMPDYDPVQKISIIPRGNAGGLTFFTPSEERMESGLYSRTYLQNQMAVALGGRVAEEIVYGEDEVTTGASNDLQQVASTARQMITRFGMSDKLGPVALGRSQGGMFLGRDIAAERDFSEDTAATIDEEVSDLVALAYRRATKVLVDNRSVLDELADMLVDQETVDAEEFQELLIRSDVRIAEYV
- a CDS encoding bifunctional 4-hydroxy-2-oxoglutarate aldolase/2-dehydro-3-deoxy-phosphogluconate aldolase, with protein sequence MSVLLNTSDHEQGLIRSLRIQPLLVVLRPESTDLEASFPGTRLSRQLDQLVEAGVQHVEIAWIEHPRWPDLVMAAMSRHPRVSLGAASITQQLALKQVAELGFSYAMSPLLDRGLQQKAKQLDFLLVPGVMTPSEIRQACDLDCRLVKLFPASVLGRGFYRQIAAPMGNLPFMIAAGGLRAGDLYSWLGAGYDAIALGRTVFENDGFDPCLSAWIGA